One Anas platyrhynchos isolate ZD024472 breed Pekin duck chromosome 2, IASCAAS_PekinDuck_T2T, whole genome shotgun sequence DNA segment encodes these proteins:
- the WDR86 gene encoding WD repeat-containing protein 86 encodes MGNSGSAVKVCADHQGGINWLSLSPDGQRLLTGSEDGTARLWSTADSQCHGHFQGHESYITFCHLENEAAFTCSADHTIRKWDVVTGQCLAIYRGHTSIVNRILVAKDYLFSGSYDRTARCWSVDKENQIQEFRGHRNCVLTLAHYSSKDVLEEEEEEEEEEEKVSRDLLVTGSTDCTVKVWWVSSGRCYQTLLGHTGAVLCLILDAPNRELFSGSTDYTIRTWNIVTGEQLKVFKEHQGSIICLELVNRHLYSGSADRTVKCWLVDTGERIQTYKAHKHSVSTLKYHAGILFTGSGDACARAFNSRSGVLQKIFRGHKFIINCIQIHNELLYTASHDGTLRIWDIRGICKRNKRRLKKERSAQGRSSQKGSLSRLFNNKVGCMVQQENGDHETVELM; translated from the exons ATGGGGAACAGCGGCTCCGCCGTCAAGGTCTGCGCCGATCACCAAGGAGGCATCAACTGGCTGAGCCTCAGCCCCGACGGGCAGCGCCTGCTGACAGGGAGCGAGGATGGCACCGCGAGGCTCTGGAGCACGGCCGACAGCCAGTGCCACGGCCACTTCCAAG GGCATGAAAGCTACATCACCTTCTGCCACTTAGAGAACGAGGCCGCCTTCACGTGCAGCGCTGACCACACCATTCGGAAGTGGGACGTGGTGACGGGCCAGTGCCTGGCCATTTACCGAGGACACACCTCAATTGTTAACAG GATCCTGGTTGCCAAAGACTATCTCTTTAGTGGCTCCTATGACAGGACAGCCCGCTGCTGGAGTGTGGACAAGGAGAACCAAATCCAGGAATTCCGGGGCCATCGGAACTGTGTCCTGACTCTAGCTCATTACTCCTCCAAGGATGTCCtcgaagaggaggaggaggaggaggaagaggaggagaaagtgaGCAGAGACCTCCTGGTGACAGGTAGCACGGACTGCACTGTTAAGGTCTGGTGGGTGTCCAGCGGGCGCTGTTACCAGACTCTGCTGGGACACACTGGGGCTGTTTTATGCCTTATACTTGACGCACCAAACAGGGAGCTGTTCTCTGGCAGCACGGATTACACCATTCGAACGTGGAATATTGTCACTGGTGAGCAGTTGAAAGTGTTCAAAGAGCACCAAGGATCAATAATTTGTCTAGAG cTAGTGAACCGGCACCTGTACTCAGGCAGCGCGGACAGGACGGTGAAGTGCTGGTTAGTGGACACTGGGGAGCGAATCCAAACCTACAAGGCTCACAAGCACAGCGTTAGCACTTTGAAATACCACGCTGGCATCT TGTTCACAGGAAGTGGGGATGCCTGCGCCAGAGCTTTCAATTCCAGGAGCGGCGTCCTGCAGAAGATCTTCCGAGGACACAAGTTCATCATCAACTGCATCCAG ATCCACAACGAGTTGCTGTACACGGCTTCCCACGACGGCACGCTAAGGATCTGGGACATCCGGGGGATATGCAAGAGGAATAAGAGGCGCTTGAAGAAGGAGAGGTCGGCGCAGGGCAGGAGCTCGCAGAAGGGAAGCCTCTCTCGTCTTTTCAACAACAAAGTGGGCTGCATGGTGCAGCAGGAGAACGGCGACCACGAGACCGTTGAACTCATGTGA